The following are encoded in a window of Amaranthus tricolor cultivar Red isolate AtriRed21 chromosome 2, ASM2621246v1, whole genome shotgun sequence genomic DNA:
- the LOC130804987 gene encoding uncharacterized protein LOC130804987: MSSFLKKATKKVTKVAKSLGGSSSSKRKATSTPSVSTTPSISNYNYEHNYPEGYDPELHNYAEEMEREIQIDEEEEQEEEPTTPIGINISRQSSTRSHEEQGEQQQQRQARGKRVNFQTIDEDEPVRQPFPVMPPPSGRAVSHVWSYFTKEPTENPDIFLCTCQICESQGVKPLVSYSFARGGGTGSLTNIWQRSMESQKKLMQQAGAGPQVEADRHNGTFPSQVCLLDTIVMT, from the exons atgtcttcatttttgaaaaaagccacaaaaaaagttactaaagtggcaaaatcattgggaggttccagttcgtccaaaagaaaggccacttctactccgtcggtatcaacaacaccttccattagtaattataattatgaacataattatccggaagggtacgacccggagttacataattatgcagaagaaatggaaagagaaatacaaattgatgaagaagaagaacaagaagaggaaccaacgaccccaattgggataaatatatctcgacagtcatcaacaagatcacatgaagaacaaggagaacaacaacaacaaagacaagctcgtggtaaacgagtcaatttccaaactatcg atgaagatgaaccagtaagacaaccttttccggtaatgccacctcctagtggtagagctgtttcacatgtgtggtcgtatttcacaaaagaaccaaccgagaatccagatattttcttatgcacttgtcaaatttgtgaaagtcaaggagtaaagcccttagtttcatacagtttcgccagag gtggtggtacgggatctttaacaaacatttggcaaagaagcatggaatcacaaaagaaactcatgcagcaagcgggagcgggaccacaagtggaagccgacagacacaatgggacattcccatcacaggtatgccttttagatacaatcgtaatgacatga
- the LOC130805563 gene encoding nucleoid-associated protein At2g24020, chloroplastic-like, producing the protein MDYGRSSFDGLVSNSCNLSLISASVQRNSSATIILAGILENMRKLYETVKKAQMVVQVEAVKVAEFDGYCEGELIKVFTLSGNQQPVRTEITEAAMELGAEKVSLLVTEAYKDAHQKSVQAMKERMNNLASSLGMPPGLSEGLK; encoded by the exons ATGGATTATGGAAGGAGTTCTTTCGATGGCCTTGTAAGTAATTCATGCAACTTGTCGCTTATCAGTGCTTCTGTCCAAAG AAATAGCAGTGCCACAATCATTCTT GCTGGAATATTGGAAAATATGCGAAAATTATACGAGACAGTGAAAAAAGCTCAAATGGTAGTTCAAGTTGAAGCAGTAAAAGT AGCAGAGTTTGATGGTTATTGTGAAGGTGAGCTCATAAAGGtat TCACTCTTTCTGGTAATCAACAACCTGTTCGAACTGAAATTACAGAAGCAGCTATGGAACTAGGAGCTGAA AAAGTTTCCCTTTTAGTTACTGAGGCGTACAAAGATGCACATCAGAAAAGTGTGCAG GCAATGAAGGAGAGAATGAACAATCTTGCTTCTAGTTTAGGGATGCCACCAGGCTTGAGTGAGGGCCTGAAGTGA
- the LOC130805564 gene encoding uncharacterized protein LOC130805564, whose translation MQSNPGTVVQWEVQSIMDPNRVIFQRIFWAFGPSIKGFPHCRPFISIDGTHLYGKYKGTLMIAMAIDANSQVGKGWEEPYAFHRFCKRHLASNVHKKFKNIAVKNLFEKLLNRQRFGTIISI comes from the exons atgcaatctaatccaGGAACAGTGGTGCAATGGGAAGTCCAATCGATAATGGATCCTAACAGAGTTATCTTTCAGAGAATTTTTTGGGCTTTTGGACCATCCATTAAGGGTTTTCCCCACTGTCGCCCCTTTATTTCTatagatggtacacatttgtACGGAAAGTACAAAGGGACACTTATGATTGCTATGGCgatagatgcaaattctca agttggaaaaggttgggaagaGCCATATGCATTCCATCGGTTTTGTAAACGTCATCTAGCTTCGAACGTGCATAAGAAGTTCAAAAACATAGCAGTTAAAAACTTGTTTGAAAAGCTTCTAAACAGACAAAGATTCGGAACTATAATTTCTATATGA